The Bacteroidota bacterium genome has a segment encoding these proteins:
- a CDS encoding aldo/keto reductase produces MNKNLEYKLSLNNGIEIPQLGLGVFQANDGAEVFDAVSYALKIGYRLIDTAAIYKNEIGVGKAIIESNIPRDDIFLTTKLWNSRQGDYKQVAKGFNDSLERLGLEYVDLYLIHWPVKGKYADSWKAMEELYLEGKIKAIGVSNFQVHHLEDIFEKCQIIPTVNQIELHPLMQQNELHEFCKKHNILLEAWRPIMKGEADKVKELVEIGNKYDKSATQVILRWNLQIEIITIPKSVNPDRIKHNADLYDFELDEEDMDFIATLNQDKRFGPDPDNFDF; encoded by the coding sequence ATGAACAAAAACTTAGAATATAAGCTCTCATTAAACAATGGCATTGAAATCCCTCAATTAGGTTTGGGTGTTTTTCAAGCGAATGATGGAGCTGAAGTATTTGACGCTGTTAGTTACGCACTCAAAATTGGGTATAGATTAATTGATACGGCTGCTATTTACAAAAACGAAATTGGAGTTGGCAAAGCAATTATTGAAAGCAATATTCCCAGAGACGATATATTCCTGACTACGAAGCTTTGGAATTCTCGTCAGGGAGATTATAAGCAAGTAGCTAAAGGATTTAACGACAGCTTAGAACGACTTGGGCTGGAATATGTAGACTTATACCTCATCCATTGGCCGGTTAAAGGAAAATACGCAGATAGCTGGAAAGCCATGGAAGAACTTTATCTGGAAGGGAAAATTAAAGCGATTGGTGTAAGCAATTTTCAGGTGCATCATTTAGAGGACATTTTTGAGAAATGCCAGATTATTCCAACAGTCAACCAAATTGAATTGCATCCTCTGATGCAGCAAAATGAGCTTCATGAATTCTGTAAAAAGCACAACATACTCCTTGAAGCGTGGCGTCCTATCATGAAAGGGGAAGCTGATAAGGTAAAGGAATTGGTAGAGATTGGAAATAAATACGATAAAAGTGCAACACAGGTAATTCTTAGATGGAATTTGCAAATTGAGATTATCACCATCCCAAAATCTGTAAATCCAGATCGGATTAAACACAATGCCGATCTGTATGATTTTGAATTGGATGAAGAAGATATGGATTTTATTGCAACTCTAAATCAGGATAAACGTTTTGGACCTGATCCAGATAATTTTGATTTTTAA